In the Wyeomyia smithii strain HCP4-BCI-WySm-NY-G18 chromosome 2, ASM2978416v1, whole genome shotgun sequence genome, one interval contains:
- the LOC129722802 gene encoding PRA1 family protein 3, producing the protein MATQPGSSIQLAPLRSVSDFLLESARFQLPNLQDFEKWGNRVVKNLLYYQTNYFLMSVAVFILVGLLHPYKVVLGVTIIMALLYVFVKFFAAESRRSLSAAAGHQPNKWAVLGGVLGCSYLVLFLFDSVLIVMFAILLPFSLTFVHASLRLRNIKNKITNTIEIVGVKQSPMGQFLDAMGLMPDAF; encoded by the exons ATGGCAACTCAACCGGGCAGCAGCATCCAGCTGGCACCTCTTCGCTCGGTGAGCGATTTTTTGCTAGAATCAGCGCGTTTCCAGCTTCCCAACTTACAGGATTTCGAAAAATGGGGCAACAGAGTTGTGAAGAATCTGCTCTACTATCAAACAAACTATTTTCTCATGAGTGTTGCCGTTTTTATCCTGGTTGGACTACTCCACCCGTACAAGGTTGTCCTTGGAGTGACCATAATCATGGCTCTTCTGTACGTGTTTGTCAAGTTCTTTGCCGCTGAATCACGTCGTTCATTGAGTGCTGCTGCCGGTCACCAGCCTAACAAGTGGGCCGTACTAGGAGGTGTTCTGGGCTGCAGTTATCTggtgttgtttttgtttgacTCTGTCCTGATAGTGATGTTCGCTATTTTGCTACCATTCTCAC TAACATTTGTTCACGCTTCTCTGCGGCTTCgtaatatcaaaaataaaatcacgaATACCATTGAAATCGTTGGAGTGAAGCAAAGTCCAATGGGACAGTTTTTGGATGCCATGGGCTTAATGCCGGATGCATTTTAA
- the LOC129722658 gene encoding 39S ribosomal protein L3, mitochondrial: MSSVLICHSCTHKYYVNRGVKPSVLPQKYQEMLISSFYPSGLIARNVLLPGLNQLRGKNYLNRPRLRNPVWFVRKERTVHDEHLTPENTAFIKEVLHDKFGPPALVKGVLTFDQASKSLIQTEELPATTWTPGLKRTGVIAKKIGQYPLWKKDGTKIRTTLLQIIDNHVVKYIPPEELNPAQEPRQKRNWRKPYGCLLVGAESKDPSVFTKEYCGLFKDSGVMPKQHLCRFFVSPEARLLPGTPLNVSHFRVGDYVDVRGKTVDHGFQGVVKRHGFKGMPASHGVTKTHRRPGNIGAGGEKARVWPGTKLPGHMGNRWRTLRGLRIWRINTKYNVMWVQSSNIAGSTNGLIYIYDTILPLRKCKEAPAFPTHFESENDVYGDDDIWHEEIHNFKEGSITFKEE; encoded by the exons ATGTCTTCTGTTCTGATCTGTCATTCGTGCACACATAAATATTACGTGAATCGTGGTGTGAAGCCGTCTGTTTTGcctcaaaaatatcaggaaatGCTTATTTCCAGCTTTTATCCGAGTGGGTTAATTGCTCGTAATGTTTTACTACCAGG CCTCAATCAGCTCCGAGGAAAGAACTATCTAAACCGGCCTCGACTAAGAAATCCTGTTTGGTTCGTCAGAAAAGAAAGAACC GTGCACGACGAACATCTGACACCCGAGAACACCGCATTTATTAAAGAAGTTTTACACGACAAATTTGGTCCTCCAGCACTGGTAAAGGGTGTGTTAACGTTTGATCAAGCTAGTAAGTCCCTTATTCAAACAGAAGAGCTTCCGGCAACGACATGGACTCCTGGTCTTAAACGAACAGGTGTCATTGCAAAGAAAATAGGACAATATCCTCTATGGAAGAAAGATGGAACGAAAATTCGTACCACCTTGCTACAG ATCATAGATAATCACGTGGTTAAATATATACCTCCAGAAGAGCTTAATCCAGCTCAAGAGCCGCGTCAGAAACGAAACTGGCGAAAACCATACGGATGTTTACTCGTGGGAGCAGAAAGTAAGGATCCCTCTGTGTTCACCAAGGAATACTGTGGATTGTTTAAGGATTCCGGTGTAATGCCCAAACAGCACTTGTGCAGATTTTTCGTGTCACCAGAGGCTCGGCTGCTGCCCGGAACGCCGCTCAATGTGTCGCATTTTAGAGTGGGCGATTACGTCGACGTTCGTGGAAAAAC gGTGGATCATGGTTTTCAAGGTGTAGTAAAACGACACGGTTTCAAAGGAATGCCCGCGTCCCATGGTGTAACGAAAACTCATCGTAGACCAGGCAACATCGGAGCCGGTGGAGAAAAGGCGCGTGTTTGGCCTGGTACTAAATTGCCTGGCCATATGGGAAATCGGTGGCGTACTCTAAGAGGTCTCAGAATATGGCGAATCAATACCAAGTATAATGTTATGTGGGTGCAAAGTAGCAACATAGCCGGCAGTACGAATGGTTTGATTTATATCTACGACACTATATTGCCTTTGAGGAAGTGTAAAGAGGCGCCTGCTTTTCCCACTCACTTCGAGTCCGAGAATGACGTGTATGGGGACGACGATATATGGCATGAAGAAATACATAATTTTAAAGAAGGTTCTATAACATTTAAGGAAGAATAA
- the LOC129724782 gene encoding zinc finger protein 845-like yields MYNLSAFPSVCRICIKPTKDCSIQNSVSDNARITYETVLNEITFVPQQEFSNEIPSFLCDECAGRLDEFVQFKQQSTLVLHFCIALVDGKRCKDFSSMQELFKQGAQFLKQRLCALNNVVESDFCLQQLFEDILCKSEPPDETIKTDPVVGLKIEEIKVEELETESVPSPAIVNDSFNESSEPETDTDSDELVSSKRKRKRKIHEPKTAGKIIHRDGARFKLCGLAGCNEEYELGNRGLYLAHERKFHRWACDLCGRVLASRTSFRNHVLLHDGEKAKCEFCDRTFTTKGSMMTHVREIHNTSGVNFTCFYCGEGFMEQKDHFAHMAEHRQCKHCDKRFADTATWIAHTRRKHPDMLFSCDQCDRTSLSQTFLDRHKRMKHSTDSSKEPQPKRFTVIAINGAMFHHCPQCNAQFTTEPFLLQHNKDAHNRQESEGQKQEQIIKRRSREEREKFGYRYSCDTCGKWYRFKNSLWSHKNKEHRSVEKKAICDICGNHFKHQSYLTAHIAKMHATELPFKCELCPKAYSHAPYLKEHMKSHDPDKSFNCPHCDYLAKQAHVLETHIIRKHTTERPIRCPECDKGFIRSADLRRHMSVHSVETPFRCGECGEAFRRKCDLGWHRSKVHLGLGTKQRKSATSQSAERLESLPVEGEPNLLQLALLERKA; encoded by the exons ATGTACAATCTTTCCGCTTTTCCATCTGTATGCCGTATTTGTATCAAACCTACAAAAGACTGCAGTATTCAGAACTCTGTTTCCGATAACGCGCGGATTACCTATGAGACTGTGCTTAACGAGATAACTTTTGTTCCGCAGCAG GAGTTTTCGAATGAAATTCCATCATTCCTATGCGATGAGTGCGCCGGTCGCCTTGACGAATTCGTCCAATTCAAACAGCAAAGTACGTTGGTTCTACATTTCTGCATCGCCCTGGTGGACGGCAAGAGGTGCAAAGACTTTAGTTCCATGCAGGAACTATTCAAACAAGGGGCACAGTTTTTGAAGCAGCGTTTATGTGCATTGAATAACGTTGTTGAGAGCGACTTTTGTCTGCAGCAATTGTTTGAGGATATCTTGTGCAAGTCAGAACCACCGGACGAAACGATTAAAACCGATCCAGTAGTAGGTCTAAAGATAGAGGAGATTAAAGTTGAAGAGCTTGAGACAGAAAGTGTTCCGTCACCTGCTATTGTGAATGACAGCTTTAATGAAAGCAGCGAACCCGAAACGGACACGGATTCTGATGAGCTGGTTTCGTCtaaaagaaaacgaaaacgaaaaattcaTGAACCAAAAACAGCTGGGAAGATAATACATCGTGATGGAGCTCGATTTAAGCTATGTGGGTTAGCTGGTTGTAATGAAGAATATGAACTGGGCAATCGCGGGCTTTATTTGGCACATGAGAGGAAATTCCACCGATGGGCCTGTGACCTATGTGGACGAGTTTTGGCGTCAAGGACCTCCTTTCGCAACCACGTTTTGTTGCACGACGGCGAAAAAGCAAAATGCGAATTTTGCGATCGTACCTTCACTACTAAGGGTAGCATGATGACACATGTGCGtgaaattcacaacacttcaggGGTAAATTTCACATGCTTTTACTGTGGAGAAGGATTCATGGA gcaAAAGGATCATTTCGCTCATATGGCTGAACATCGCCAGTGCAAACACTGCGATAAGAGGTTCGCAGACACTGCCACCTGGATTGCACATACGCGACGGAAGCATCCAGATATGTTATTTTCTTGCGACCAATGTGATCGTACTTCATTGAGCCAAACGTTTTTGGATCGGCACAAACGCATGAAGCATTCAACGGACAGTAGCAAAGAACCACAACCTAAACGGTTTACTGTTATTGCCATCAATGGTGCAATGTTCCACCACTGCCCACAGTGCAATGCTCAGTTCACTACAGAACCATTTCTGCTACAGCACAATAAAGATGCTCACAACCGACAGGAGAGCGAAGGACAAAAACAGGAGCAAATCATCAAACGAAGATCACGCGAAGAGCGCGAGAAATTTGGTTATCGTTATAGCTGTGACACATGCGGCAAGTGGTACCGTTTTAAAAACTCCTTATGGTCCCACAAAAACAAAGAACATCGCTCGGTTGAGAAAAAAGCTATTTGCGACATTTGTGGTAATCATTTTAAACACCAATCCTACCTAACTGCCCATATTGCCAAAATGCATGCAACTGAGCTACCCTTCAAATGTGAGCTGTGTCCGAAAGCGTACTCCCACGCGCCATATCTCAAAGAGCACATGAAGTCGCATGATCCAGACAAAAGCTTCAACTGTCCCCACTGCGATTATCTCGCTAAACAGGCGCACGTTTTAGAGACGCACATCATTCGAAAGCATACGACCGAGCGGCCAATCCGATGTCCAGAGTGTGATAAAGGTTTCATACGCAGTGCCGATTTGCGGCGACATATGAGTGTGCACAGTGTCGAGACACCTTTTCGTTGTGGTGAGTGTGGAGAGGCTTTTCGACGCAAATGTGACCTCGGCTGGCATCGATCTAAGGTGCATTTGGGATTGGGCACCAAGCAGCGTAAATCGGCGACAAGTCAAAGTGCAGAGCGACTCGAAAGTTTGCCGGTTGAGGGTGAGCCCAACTTGTTGCAGTTGGCACTTTTGGAGCGCAAAGCTTAG